In Allomuricauda ruestringensis DSM 13258, the following proteins share a genomic window:
- a CDS encoding NADP(H)-dependent aldo-keto reductase has translation MKYTRIPHTDIRISKICLGTMTWGRQNNEDEAHEQMDYALDQGINFFDTAELYPVPAKKELYAVTEEFIGNWLKKTGNRDKVVLASKIAGPGHAAKHIRNTGFSKESIISAVEDSLKRLQTDYIDLYQLHWPERNTNYFGQRGYNAHAVDVWDDNIHQVLETLRDLIAEGKIRHVGLSNETPWGAMRFLEESKVHQSLPRMLTVQNPYNLLNRLFEVGLSEVAMREQIGLLAYSPLGFGVLSGKYLTEIPPRKARVTLFPNYNRYSGETAVQATEKYAQLAKEHGLSMVQMALAFVNTRPFLTSNIIGATSMEQLKENIGSIDVDLSDAVLDRIEEIHREIPNPAP, from the coding sequence ATGAAATACACCAGAATTCCACATACCGATATCCGAATATCCAAAATTTGTTTGGGAACTATGACCTGGGGCCGCCAAAACAATGAAGATGAGGCGCATGAACAGATGGACTATGCCTTGGATCAAGGTATAAACTTTTTTGATACGGCCGAGCTGTACCCAGTGCCCGCCAAGAAAGAACTGTACGCAGTAACCGAAGAGTTTATAGGGAACTGGCTCAAAAAAACAGGTAATCGGGACAAAGTGGTGCTTGCATCTAAAATAGCTGGGCCTGGACACGCTGCGAAGCACATTCGTAACACGGGGTTCAGTAAGGAATCCATTATCAGTGCTGTGGAGGACAGCTTAAAACGTTTACAAACCGATTATATCGACTTGTACCAACTCCATTGGCCGGAGCGGAACACCAATTATTTTGGACAACGTGGCTACAATGCCCATGCGGTTGATGTTTGGGATGATAATATCCATCAAGTATTGGAAACATTGCGCGATTTGATTGCCGAAGGCAAGATTCGTCACGTAGGACTATCCAACGAGACACCGTGGGGCGCCATGCGTTTTTTAGAAGAGAGCAAGGTGCACCAGTCTTTACCTAGAATGCTGACAGTTCAAAACCCATATAATCTCTTGAACCGATTGTTTGAAGTTGGACTATCCGAGGTTGCCATGCGTGAGCAAATAGGTTTGTTGGCTTATTCTCCACTTGGATTTGGAGTGTTGAGCGGTAAATATTTGACCGAAATACCGCCAAGAAAAGCAAGAGTAACATTGTTTCCCAATTATAATAGGTATAGTGGAGAAACGGCGGTACAAGCTACCGAAAAATATGCCCAATTGGCCAAAGAACACGGTTTGAGCATGGTGCAAATGGCCTTGGCCTTTGTTAATACCCGACCCTTTTTAACCAGTAACATTATTGGGGCAACCAGTATGGAGCAGCTCAAGGAAAATATTGGCAGTATCGATGTAGACCTTTCCGATGCGGTGTTGGACAGGATTGAAGAAATCCATAGAGAGATTCCAAATCCCGCACCGTAA
- a CDS encoding GyrI-like domain-containing protein, producing MVPRIETLLPTKLIGKKLSTSFANDKTFELWRSFSPRKKEIKNPINDDLYSVEIYPDTSFFQNFDPAQVFEKWATIAVSDFDQIPDGMETLTIPSGKYAVFPYKGKPSEAMETFRYIYADWLPNSEYEMDSRPYLALMGAKYKGEHPESEEEFWVPIKKK from the coding sequence ATGGTACCAAGAATAGAAACCCTACTTCCTACTAAATTAATTGGCAAAAAACTGAGCACATCTTTCGCCAATGATAAAACTTTTGAGCTTTGGCGTAGTTTTTCACCAAGGAAAAAGGAAATCAAAAATCCCATAAATGATGACCTTTATTCGGTCGAGATTTATCCCGACACTTCTTTTTTTCAAAATTTTGACCCCGCCCAAGTATTTGAAAAATGGGCCACCATTGCTGTATCAGATTTTGACCAAATTCCCGACGGCATGGAGACCTTGACGATTCCTTCAGGAAAATACGCCGTGTTTCCATACAAAGGAAAACCAAGCGAGGCCATGGAAACCTTCAGGTATATTTATGCCGATTGGCTCCCAAATTCGGAATATGAAATGGATAGCAGGCCCTACCTTGCACTAATGGGAGCCAAATACAAAGGAGAGCACCCCGAATCCGAAGAAGAGTTTTGGGTGCCCATCAAGAAAAAATAA
- a CDS encoding TonB-dependent receptor family protein codes for MDEIVLTQDAIPKKATGITSSSKLSTQAFERFNPTDIPSAINQISGVYILSGAINTNRITIRGIGARTPYGTNKLRMYFNGIPVTNGTGSSTIEAYDFENLGAVEVIKGPKATAYGSNLGGAILLDTKASVQDKTQLINSFTVGSYNMLKDNLTFSHSEEGFNFSLSYNHLETDGYRQNSQFQRDGLLLNAQFQTGQKSSMALLVNYIDYTAHIPSSINQTDFEEDPTRAPSNWLESQGFEANKYILTGLSHTYRFSEHLQNTTSVFYTYLDHYEPRPFNILDEFTNGFGLRSRFAGNLGKAQFTFGGEFYKDEYHWGTFENLYEENNGNGSLQGTQLSNNTEFRRQFNLFGTLTYPFAKNLSAQLGLNLNKTHYDFRDLFNQGEANASAERDFDVILLPNLGLNYQLKNGKIYANISRGFSNPSLEETLTPEGVINPDIAQETGTNYELGSEWTLFQKRLSANIALYRMNVKNLLVAQRVGEDQYIGRNAGKTRHQGLELDLQYRGKLSRSVSFSPYLSYTLNDHSFVDFVDGDNDYSGNPLTGVPKHRLSSGVDLQHANGLQLNLTHQFVDEIPLTDANSASSSSFNVFHAKLGFRTSLSSHISLGLNAGINNIFDSNYAQSVLINAVGFGDAQPRYYYPGNARNYFGGVQLNYVF; via the coding sequence TTGGATGAAATTGTCTTAACCCAAGATGCAATTCCTAAAAAAGCTACTGGCATCACTTCTTCATCAAAATTATCTACCCAAGCTTTTGAGCGGTTCAATCCTACGGACATCCCCTCTGCCATCAACCAGATTTCGGGTGTGTACATCCTATCTGGGGCCATCAATACCAACCGTATTACCATTCGCGGCATCGGTGCAAGAACTCCCTACGGAACCAACAAGCTACGCATGTACTTTAACGGTATTCCCGTGACCAATGGCACTGGCTCCTCCACTATAGAGGCCTACGATTTTGAGAATTTGGGTGCCGTAGAGGTCATAAAAGGCCCAAAAGCCACCGCCTATGGTTCCAATCTGGGCGGTGCCATTTTGCTTGACACCAAAGCATCTGTCCAAGACAAGACCCAACTCATTAATTCGTTCACGGTAGGGTCTTATAACATGCTCAAGGATAACTTGACATTCTCCCATTCGGAGGAAGGTTTTAACTTCAGTTTGAGTTACAATCATTTGGAAACTGATGGATACCGACAGAACAGTCAGTTCCAACGTGATGGTTTACTGCTGAACGCCCAGTTCCAAACAGGACAAAAAAGCAGCATGGCTCTTCTGGTGAACTATATCGACTACACAGCACATATTCCAAGTTCCATCAACCAAACAGATTTTGAAGAAGACCCCACGAGGGCACCATCAAATTGGTTGGAATCACAGGGTTTTGAGGCCAATAAATATATTTTAACAGGCCTGTCGCACACCTATCGGTTTTCCGAACACCTCCAAAATACCACAAGTGTTTTCTACACCTATTTGGATCATTATGAGCCAAGGCCTTTCAATATTTTGGATGAGTTTACCAACGGATTTGGCCTACGGAGCCGTTTTGCAGGCAACTTGGGCAAAGCACAGTTCACCTTTGGTGGCGAATTCTATAAGGATGAATACCATTGGGGCACTTTTGAAAATCTGTATGAAGAAAATAATGGCAACGGTAGTTTACAAGGAACTCAATTGAGCAATAATACAGAGTTTAGGCGACAGTTCAACCTTTTTGGGACGCTTACCTACCCTTTCGCAAAAAATCTCTCCGCCCAATTGGGGTTGAACTTGAACAAGACCCATTACGATTTTAGGGACTTGTTCAACCAGGGAGAGGCCAACGCCTCGGCAGAACGTGATTTTGATGTGATTTTGCTCCCAAATCTTGGGCTCAACTATCAATTAAAAAACGGGAAAATCTATGCGAACATAAGTAGGGGCTTTTCCAATCCCAGTTTGGAAGAAACACTCACTCCAGAAGGAGTCATCAACCCGGACATTGCCCAAGAAACGGGAACAAATTATGAGTTGGGCAGCGAGTGGACACTGTTCCAAAAAAGGCTTTCCGCCAACATTGCCCTATACCGAATGAACGTGAAAAACCTGTTGGTGGCCCAACGTGTGGGAGAGGACCAATATATTGGCAGAAATGCCGGGAAAACCCGTCACCAAGGGCTTGAGCTGGACTTGCAATACCGAGGAAAGCTATCACGGTCGGTTAGCTTTTCCCCATATTTAAGCTATACGCTGAACGATCATAGTTTTGTGGATTTTGTGGACGGGGACAATGATTATTCGGGCAATCCACTCACCGGGGTACCAAAACATCGGTTAAGCTCGGGGGTCGACCTTCAACATGCCAATGGGTTACAGCTGAACCTGACCCATCAGTTTGTGGACGAAATCCCCCTAACGGATGCCAATTCGGCGAGTAGCAGCTCCTTTAATGTGTTCCATGCCAAGTTGGGATTCCGTACCTCACTTTCGTCGCATATCAGTTTAGGACTGAATGCGGGAATCAACAATATTTTTGACAGTAATTATGCCCAATCCGTATTGATTAATGCCGTTGGTTTTGGAGACGCACAACCCAGATATTATTACCCAGGAAATGCACGTAATTATTTTGGGGGGGTGCAATTAAACTATGTTTTTTAA
- a CDS encoding Gfo/Idh/MocA family protein, with the protein MLRNIFILLFCCLNFFSGNAQTNPLKIGIAGLTHSHVHWILGREDIGDVEIVGIAEPNRELAQRYAKQHGFSMDLVYNSLEEMISATKPEAVTAFGTIYGHLEVVQTCAPKGIHVMVEKPLAVNMQHAKKMKILAEKHGIHLLTNYETTWYPTNHKAKELLENGKIGDLRKVIVRDGHRGPVKIGVNQEFLDWLQDPVLNGGGAITDFGCYGANLITWLKKGTKPNTVTAVTQQLQTENNPKVDDDATIILTYNDCQAILEPSWNWPIGRKDMELYGLTGAIYADNRNNLRIRIAEGYDGFHEEQITLEERTSPYNDPFSLFAAVIREDIHLGPNDLSSLENNMTVVEILDAARKSAKEGKTVTLKN; encoded by the coding sequence ATGTTGCGAAATATATTCATCCTCCTTTTTTGCTGTTTAAATTTTTTCTCAGGAAATGCCCAAACCAACCCCCTAAAAATAGGTATTGCAGGGCTTACCCACTCCCATGTACATTGGATTTTGGGTAGAGAAGATATTGGTGATGTTGAAATTGTTGGTATTGCGGAACCTAATCGGGAATTAGCACAACGTTATGCAAAACAACATGGTTTTTCGATGGATTTGGTCTATAATAGTTTGGAGGAAATGATTTCAGCCACCAAACCAGAGGCTGTTACTGCATTTGGAACCATTTACGGCCATTTGGAAGTTGTACAAACCTGTGCCCCCAAAGGAATTCATGTCATGGTTGAAAAACCTCTTGCCGTCAATATGCAGCACGCAAAAAAAATGAAAATATTGGCCGAAAAACATGGCATCCATTTGCTAACCAATTATGAAACAACTTGGTACCCCACAAACCACAAGGCCAAAGAGCTTCTTGAAAATGGAAAAATTGGCGATTTGCGCAAGGTAATTGTCCGCGATGGCCATCGCGGACCTGTAAAAATTGGTGTGAATCAAGAATTTTTGGATTGGCTGCAAGATCCGGTGCTCAACGGTGGTGGAGCCATAACAGATTTTGGATGTTACGGGGCCAATTTGATAACTTGGCTTAAAAAAGGGACAAAACCGAATACGGTAACCGCTGTTACCCAACAACTTCAAACCGAGAACAACCCCAAAGTGGATGATGATGCCACAATAATACTTACCTATAACGATTGTCAGGCTATACTCGAACCTTCATGGAACTGGCCCATCGGAAGAAAAGATATGGAGCTTTATGGTCTCACAGGGGCCATTTATGCCGATAACCGAAACAACCTGCGTATTCGAATTGCAGAAGGCTATGACGGATTCCATGAAGAACAAATAACCCTTGAAGAACGCACCAGTCCCTATAACGATCCATTTTCTTTATTCGCAGCAGTGATAAGGGAGGATATTCACTTAGGCCCTAATGACCTTTCTTCCTTGGAAAACAATATGACAGTTGTTGAAATACTGGATGCAGCCCGAAAAAGTGCAAAAGAAGGAAAAACAGTCACCCTAAAAAATTAA
- a CDS encoding cysteine hydrolase family protein gives MTALILIDTQLGLQEMKYYGTERNNPEAEENCGRLLKHFRKKHLPIFHIKHNSTNLSSPLHPSKMGNDFHPAVQPTINEPVFEKDVNSAFIGTHLEASLKAQNISNLVIAGLTIEHCISTSVRMASNLGFNVILVSDATAAFDKIGFDGKKYGADIIFQTEMANLKDEFATIMDTRTLLNNLTD, from the coding sequence ATGACCGCACTTATTCTAATCGACACCCAACTTGGGCTACAAGAAATGAAGTATTACGGCACAGAACGAAACAATCCCGAAGCGGAAGAAAATTGTGGCAGACTACTCAAACACTTCAGAAAAAAACATTTGCCCATTTTTCATATAAAGCACAATTCGACCAACCTTAGTTCTCCCTTGCACCCCAGTAAGATGGGCAACGATTTTCATCCAGCCGTGCAACCAACGATCAACGAACCTGTATTTGAAAAAGATGTGAACAGCGCTTTTATCGGAACCCATCTGGAGGCAAGTTTAAAAGCTCAAAATATTTCCAACTTGGTGATTGCGGGACTAACCATTGAACATTGTATTTCTACCTCGGTGCGAATGGCCTCAAACCTTGGTTTTAATGTTATTTTGGTTTCTGATGCCACTGCGGCCTTTGATAAAATTGGGTTTGATGGAAAAAAATATGGTGCAGACATTATTTTTCAAACAGAAATGGCCAACTTAAAAGATGAGTTTGCAACAATTATGGACACTCGAACACTATTGAACAATCTTACCGATTAG
- a CDS encoding exodeoxyribonuclease III, with amino-acid sequence MKIISYNVNGIRAAMNKGFVDWLTSVGPDVVCLQETKAMKEQVDTHLFEEAGYPYHYWFSAQKKGYSGVALLCKNEPDNVEFGTGIDYMDHEGRNIRADFGDLSVMSMYLPSGTNMDRLDFKLTYMADFQIYSEELRKEHPNLIVCGDYNICHEAIDIHDPVRNKNVSGFLPVEREWIGNFMESGFIDSFRHFNKEPDNYTWWSYRANARANNKGWRLDYGMVAEPLEDRLKRSVILSEAKHSDHCPILLELEK; translated from the coding sequence ATGAAGATCATATCATACAATGTTAACGGAATCCGGGCGGCAATGAACAAAGGGTTTGTGGATTGGTTGACATCCGTTGGTCCAGACGTAGTTTGTTTGCAAGAGACCAAGGCCATGAAAGAGCAAGTGGATACCCATCTTTTTGAGGAAGCGGGTTACCCTTACCACTATTGGTTCAGTGCCCAGAAAAAAGGATACAGCGGTGTGGCTTTACTATGTAAAAATGAACCTGATAACGTAGAATTCGGAACGGGAATAGATTATATGGATCATGAGGGGAGAAACATCCGTGCCGATTTTGGAGACCTCTCTGTAATGAGCATGTATTTGCCATCTGGCACCAATATGGATCGTTTGGATTTTAAGTTGACCTACATGGCCGATTTTCAAATATATTCAGAGGAGCTCCGAAAAGAACACCCCAACCTAATTGTTTGTGGGGATTACAATATCTGTCATGAGGCAATAGACATCCACGATCCCGTTCGCAACAAAAATGTATCAGGATTTTTACCCGTGGAGCGGGAATGGATAGGCAATTTTATGGAAAGTGGTTTTATTGATAGTTTCAGACATTTCAACAAAGAACCCGATAATTACACGTGGTGGAGTTATCGGGCCAATGCCAGGGCAAACAATAAAGGCTGGCGTCTGGATTATGGAATGGTTGCCGAACCCTTGGAAGATCGGCTCAAGCGTTCTGTGATTTTGTCCGAAGCCAAACATAGCGACCATTGCCCCATTTTATTGGAACTTGAAAAATAA